The DNA window CTGAGAGAAGATTGAGAAAGGGGAAACATCTTGAACTGACCTAGATCAAAAGTATACATGCCATTGTGGAGAGTCCCAGTCAGAAGAGTGTCCCTGGTAACCTGGTCCTTGACATAACAAACATTAGCATGAAATTCAAAGAAGACATTATTGTCAAGAGCGAATTTGGAGACACTTAATAGATTTTCTGTGATCTCAGGAACATGTAGTAGGTTATTGAGAATTATAGGTTTAGCAGGGTCATTTAAAGCAAAAAAAGTTTGACCATAGTGTTTGATTGATAGACCTGTACCATTCCCAAAATATATCTGATCTCAACCATTGTAATAAACAGTAGTCATCAAGTTTTGTGAATCTGGTGTAAAATGATTTGTGGCACCAGAATCAGGATACCAACTGCCATTATCAATAGGAGTGTTTTGAGCCAAATTAGCCTACATTGAGGGAGAATTTACAAGTGGAATAGCTCATGTGAAACTTTTGTCAAATTGATAAAAGCAATCGATGACAGTGTGACCAAGCTTGTGGCAAAGCTAGCATTGAGGTCTATTATGATGTTGAGGTAATTTTCCTACTCTGGTTCTAGTAtttgaacctctcccaagatTGTAAGATGAAGATGCTCCTCGAGAGAAAATTCCAGGATAAGAGATTCgatttagaatgaaaattagTGGAGTTAGGAGGAGGAAAATTTTGATAGGAAGGGTAGTACTGACCTCTCTGTGCACCATGATGTTTGAAATTTCTGTTAAATTGAGCAAGATTTGCTTCAAGTTGCAGCAGAAATTTAGATCTTGGCACTGAATCAGCAATAGCAAGATTTACACTCTGATCAACCTCTTTGTCAAACTTCTCAACCCTTGACTCCAAAGCTAAAAGTAGAGCTTCAATTTTTGCTACAGAATACTCTAATATTCATGTGTTGGAGGAGATAATGAAGGTGTCATACTTGCTTGGTAATCTCTTAAAGATTGATGTGATGTGATCTCGAGCTGACAGAGATTCACCAACAAAGGCTAGTAAATCAACATGTTGCTTCACTTTGAGTAAGTACTTGTCCAAAGACAGGGTGCCTTTTTGACATTCTAAAGCTTAGTTCAAAATTCAAGGATCTTAGATGAAACTTGAAGAGTATAGTGTTTTTCCAAGGCTTTCCAGATCTGCCTAGCAGTATTACACCCAACTATTCAAATGAGAATACTCTCATTCATGGACGACAGAAGCCATGTCATGAGTAATTGATCTTGAATCTCCTAGCTAGTTCAAGAATTCTGGATTATATTTTTGAGTTGCATGATTCGCATCTGAAAGAAACTGAGATTAAGGAGGAACATCTTGGATAAACTTCTGGAGTTGATGTCCTCGAATAGCAGCCAGAACTTGTTGCTTCTAGAGAAGAAAATTGTGATCATTGAGCTTCACTGAGAGAGTATGCTCTATTTCACGAGTTCTATTCCATGGAGTCGCTGAAGGATTGTGAATTGTTTGAGCTGCTTGAGGATTGGAGGAGGAAGTGCCAGCACCATTAACAACTAGATTCGCCACTAATGAAGGGAAATGCTCTAGTACCATGTTTGATCTTATGCTGTATCTAGCCATGGTGAAAgatagagagaaagaaagaagaagaagaagaaagagagagaaagatcaaGACAGAAAAAAAGAAAGGCCTTGTGTTTATTATGAGAGAGAGACAATGTATATATACAAGTCATTACAAAGAATGGAAAGCTGTTAAACCCAACTAACAACTAACCAACAGTAACTAATATTGTAACAAACTCTAACTGTCTTAACAGACTAGTCTTATGAAGCTCCACATGGGGTGCAATTGGTGTTGGAGTCAAGTAGTGTAGGTAAAGAATATAAGCATGAGTAAAATAGGGCTGCAGAAATTTCAGAAAATACAATTCAGTATTAAGGCACTATGTTCAAAGCTTTGGACGAGAGATCAAACTAGAAAGTAGAATTCAATTATTTGGTCCAGACCGAGCAATCCTATAAATACAAATTTATGAATTGGATTATTATGtgagaaaaattacaaaatcagaGAAAGGCTAGTTAATATAGATTTATAAGTGATAATAGTGCCCGTTTTGTAACTGGAATTCAAAGACTCATCAATTTTTGTTGTttgttaaataaaatcaactcaGTTTAATGACATAACAAGTTGGATCATGCTACATCATCAAGACCTTACCCAAGAATAAGTTAAGTTAGTTATGTTATTAGTTCCttttttatgttattgtaaAGGCTTAACCAGTTGTGgtttatcttatatatatatatgtatatagatcTTAGTTTTCATTATATTTTGTAACAAACAGAAACATAGATAGATAGAGAAGGGAGTTCATTGTATGGTGAGGTGAGAGCACTTGTTGAGAGAAGGAAAATCTGAGAGCTTTGAAGAACAAAATCGAAAAGCCAAGGAAAGAAGTAGATCTATCTCAGGGTGATTCCAAGGgtataatatcaaaattaattcttGCTATTTTCATAATGAAAGAGGAATATTTAATGGGGATTAGGCTCTTCACTATTGTGAAGGAAGTTCGAACCTCTATAATTTTGTGTGCGTTCTTTCATTTCTGTTAATTTTGGTTTCAATTCAATTCTatccattttgatttttggtcTGTTAATTGTATTTTCATGCTAGCTGAGATTGTTTGTTAATCCCAATACATTTGTTTTTAAACACTGGTACAGTGAAAAAAATTGTGCAAAAGTGCCTTAGGTGATTGGGTATTGGTACTAGTCATTTTGATTTAATTAGTTGCAACTTTGAATTGGATCAAGAGAAGTAAACATTCTAAATTCAAATGTATACTTCTGTGgtgaatatatataattaatcttgTGATGTATGTTTGAACACTTTTTACACCTAAGACTCttcaattgtatatatatattatttatacctTATAACATGCACCACAGCCAGCTCCGTCCTTGTAGAGTGCCCTAGAAACTCCTGAGACATAGCCATTATTGATGGCCCTTCCATAATCGCCAAATCCACAAGCTCCAcctaaattatatacatatatatagtaaaaaattaaataggtatatatgttttatgcaaattatatataggaatattaatatatattacatacttCGACTCCCATAGCCATCTGGACTGCTAAAATAGGTGGCTCTTGAAGCTGTAAACGTAGCATTATTAGAGGCACTACTACAAAACGCTGGAAAAAGCAcaagaataatattaattagCATAGCACATAATTGTTTCTCCATTTTTTTGTTCACGAATTAAAGaattaaattaagtagttaGTTTTCAACatatatgatataatataaGGAAAGACAGTATAAAGAAAAAGATTATTgagctaatatatatatatatatatatatatatatatatataaacagaaGAATCAGAAAAAAGAAGTTTGTTTGGTAGCAATGAAAGAAGGTATGTCATGTATTTATAGTGTTACAATGGTACGTAAGGGCTAGTAGAGATGATGGTTTGGTTTAGGATGAAATCCACGTATGCGAGATTTGCTTAGGAAATTTTCTAGCTCACCATCTTTCTAATTGAATGAGATGTGTCATCTTCTAAATAATGTTTTTACatcatattaattaattgttcGTAGTTTTTAGAGAAATGCATGTCAAAAGGCACATTCACCTTGTAATTCTCTAACCTTTATGGATGCCACAGGTGTGTTTTTCTAAactcactacaagaaatatcacttttaccagcacagttcgctactgcgctgataaaagtaacttttaccagcacatttcGCAAACTGCGCTGGCAAAGAGGTCAAAATTTTACCAGCGTACTTTGCAGTGGTTAAAATCTAGCTAACTTTTACCAGTGCATTTACGTTttgggaaaaattatttttgccagcgcttttcattttatgctgaCAAGAGTactaataccaacattgatttgccaacccccttttgccaacacatcacaagtaaattttattttaccagcgcagtaccaacttttgccagcacaaaattGTGCaagcaaaagtgacatttcttgtagtgactaGTTTATGATAATAAACTAGCAATTTAGATGAAAATGTGAtttaacaatttatttttaaagaaaccTGTCAAACAATCGACTGACCACCCCAACTAGAGGACTAGCTGAGAACGATCCTCCACAGTCGTGATaatctgaaaaatgatctggTCGTTAATCACACACTAATCGAACGGTCATGATTCATCCACCAAGTTTGGTTTCTTGTCTCCTTAgaactcaagaaaacaaaggtaCTTGAACAGATTATTTGTAACgttcccgcttcaagcctctatcAGGCCTTCCCCCACGAATTTATggttcttatacacgagtacgtcactctggcagCAACCTGGACTGACGACTGGCCTTACAAATCAATACGAAtattttcagcgtgctttgtcttCACTCGCACGCTTTTTGAAAAAACTTTCtagaggtcacccatcttgaaATTACCTCAAGTGAAGCacacttaactgtggagttctttcgtgatgggttACTTAGAAAACAAGATACACCTTGTCATCTGGTAGCccaaagaactccacagttaattGTGCTTGACCTAAGGTACTTTCACGATGGGTGACCTCTTACGAAGTTTTCCTAAGAagtgtgtgagtgaggacaaagcacactgaaaatactcgtgttggtctgtagggtcagtcttCAATTCAGCAGCCAGAGTAATGTACCCATGTATAAGATCCATATATTTGTGGGGGAAGTCCCAATAAAGGCTTCAAGCGGGAGCATTACAATATGGTATCAAAACTTTGACCCAACCGGAAGTGTGGTTGACGAGGACGTCAGATCTCGTAAGGAAGGGTGACAGTCAGTAGTTCCTAATCCATAAGGAGAAATATCCAGTAAGTTGTGTAATCCTACACTGTTGGATTAAAATCCTCAatatgggctcatatgtatattAGTGTATTGCTATTTGAAGCTTGGCCCAAAATaaagtgatcattttagtaattgtggGTCATTtggtattaaagtgtcatgggctaaatgtgtagataccctaagcgatatttctaatttattgatgggctaaattagaaatacttaaaattaataacctagctatgaggttataaattggtagtggtccccaagaaacaagagccaatttctattctcatcttcccccatcaagagagaaaattagaaaacctaagtcttgttttcttggaagatcattaCCCAAAATCACCACAAAGATTATCTCTACAAGATGGATTAAGATCATCACTATCTATGAATTAAGGTACGCTTCCGCCATTTGAATTCTTCTCTTTGAATCAACAAAGGTATTCTTTAGATCTATAGTTATAcacttataattatatgtaatatgtttATCTATAGAATTGAATTTTGTTGTTGCATATTTTATGAGTGATATAGAAACTAACAAGTGGTATCAAGAGCCACTTTTGATTGATTCTTTGAGAATTTAAGGTTTATGTTAAAGAAATTTgggaaatttaaaaattagggtTATGGTCTTTCCACTTTTTGGCTTgagatataaatttatatatgtttatatcatGATGATTAAGTAATgctattttttgggtttaaattttatttatttgttttggttTCATAATATATCGTTCTCCTCTGATGTATTGATGTATTGATTTTTTATGACTACCGTATAAATATAACTTGATGTTTGATTGCCATTGAATCAATGGTTTAAGATAAGTTATGAATTACAGTAGCACACCCTCGAGATTACAACAATACTCATTCCAAATTATTACTACAATTaccaataaattcaaaatacatGTTATATCTTTTATCCTAATATCAATTtcgtagtatttttttttttttcattaagggGATTAAGCTTTTGGATATACATATATGGGAATTAAGGATTTGGTAAGATATTATttggtatatatttattgtattcattatgtaaatatatatatatatatgggaattaaggatttggtaagatattatgtggtatatatttattgtattcattatgtaaatatatatatgtgaattaaGGATTTGGTAAGATATTATTTGGTATGTATTTATTGTattcattatttaaatatatatatatatggaaattaaggatttggtaaaatgttatttagtatatatttattgtatttattattttttatttgggaTTGATGTGTTATTATATATTGAGATAAAGTCAAAACTCATTTGAATCAATTTTGTTCAAATTTGGCAtactaaaattttaaagtttgtCTCTCATTCTAAATGAGTTGATTGAAACATGATGTCGCCAAAGCA is part of the Cannabis sativa cultivar Pink pepper isolate KNU-18-1 chromosome 5, ASM2916894v1, whole genome shotgun sequence genome and encodes:
- the LOC133038006 gene encoding uncharacterized protein LOC133038006 codes for the protein MARYSIRSNMVLEHFPSLVANLVVNGAGTSSSNPQAAQTIHNPSATPWNRTQNLLSVSKFALDNNVFFEFHANVCYVKDQVTRDTLLTGTLHNGMYTFDLGQFKMFPLSQSSLRKDVQSSSLKSVFTVTNYSDALKSNSISCPHCSKSPILDFELWHNRLVHSLFLNPLFPTELPALVVSCMSIPGLPIGECSTNTQNAPIPSLSFMIPLDNLSQTGIYALT